In one Brienomyrus brachyistius isolate T26 chromosome 7, BBRACH_0.4, whole genome shotgun sequence genomic region, the following are encoded:
- the LOC125745853 gene encoding proteinase-activated receptor 3-like — MNELLPLLLYFIVLHFSYQVKGDETTNITNIIRSFRVNVINDSDIISLDDEHDVSAASYLNSSLSSRLIPTAYLVTILIGVPSNVIIMKMLCSRIKTFSSAILYMSLAVSDLLTLLTLTLKVHYYYNGNNWIFGEALCRVVTASFYGNIYCSIYMHMCLSFNRYMAVVHPFMYKNLPRFWCNMWITLIACAVLLIAMVPELLVRQTYNLLHLNTTTCHDIISTNLEYYNFLLYYKIGLTCWGFFIPFLVTIFSYVSIIKKLNKSHYDWMSYIRISSLVFAIFLICFTPSNVFHFVHYINLVIGNEDSFYIYYSTMLCLCSLHCSLDPFLFFLRVRTTRSKIVLITDKEEDVQSKDSVSF, encoded by the coding sequence GGGATGAAACAACAAATATTACCAATATAATTAGGAGCTTCAGAGTAAATGTAATAAATGACTCAGACATTATTTCTCTGGACGATGAACATGACGTCAGTGCTGCTAGCTACCTAAACAGCAGCCTGAGTTCTCGGCTCATTCCTACTGCCTACTTAGTGACGATACTCATTGGTGTCCCATCCAACGTCATCATTATGAAAATGCTCTGCAGCAGAATCAAGACCTTTTCCAGTGCCATCCTTTACATGAGCCTTGCGGTATCGGACCTCTTGACTCTGCTTACTCTGACGCTTAAGGTTCATTACTACTATAACGGCAACAATTGGATATTTGGGGAAGCTTTGTGCAGGGTAGTGACAGCCAGCTTCTATGGAAACATCTACTGTTCTATCTACATGCACATGTGCCTCAGTTTCAACCGCTACATGGCTGTCGTTCATCCTTTCATGTACAAGAACCTGCCCAGGTTCTGGTGCAACATGTGGATCACCCTGATTGCCTGTGCTGTACTCCTCATTGCCATGGTACCAGAACTACTTGTCCGACAGACTTACAACCTCCTTCACTTAAACACTACCACATGCCATGATATTATTTCAACAAATTTGGAATACTACAATTTCTTGCTCTACTACAAAATTGGTCTCACATGTTGGGGATTCTTTATACCCTTCCTGGTCACAATCTTTTCCTATGTGTCTATAATCAAAAAACTGAACAAATCTCACTATGACTGGATGTCCTACatcaggatcagctccttggtgttTGCCATTTTTCTCATCTGTTTTACACCCAGCAATGTCTTCCACTTCGTTCATTACATAAACCTGGTTATCGGCAATGAGGACTCCTTCTATATCTATTACAGCACAATGCTCTGCTTGTGCAGCCTCCACTGCTCCTTGGATCctttcctcttcttcctcagGGTCAGAACAACAAGATCAAAAATAGTCCTCATTACCGATAAAGAAGAGGATGTACAATCGAAGGACAGTGTGTCATTCTAA